In Phragmites australis chromosome 17, lpPhrAust1.1, whole genome shotgun sequence, the following are encoded in one genomic region:
- the LOC133897575 gene encoding uncharacterized protein LOC133897575 isoform X2: MSRRAMDLNTAPPPPEACSICLDPVVTRAGARSVVTLQCGHEFHLDCIGSAFNAKGAMQCPNCRKIEKGHWLYANGRQPSSDSDLGSWVTSEIYDIISDLLRRSPFDGSTLLAFHYSLLQGPRARANFLTEPRNYEIEHQYLDNLPMLGIPNHPTAPFGIGVPRYDGRNQQSSRQYMHSHPLLDWPTPQSGSSFIAPIGSSPPVTPEARSHGHGMRSHVFQQTVPSNTPISPYFPTARRVRPSALSIASFIAASYEAEARRPHDISLTGAANTQNSNLPNDNEAFDREAI, translated from the exons ATGAGTCGCCGGGCTATGGACCTGAAcacggcaccgccgccgccggaggcgtGCTCGATCTGCCTGGACCCCGTGGTGACCCGCGCCGGGGCGAGGTCCGTCGTGACGCTGCAGTGCGGCCACGAGTTCCATCTAG ACTGCATTGGATCGGCATTTAATGCAAAAGGAGCAATGCAATGCCCGAATTGTCGGAAGATTGAGAAAGGCCACTGGCTCTATGCAAATGGACGCCAGCCATCTAGTGATTCTGATTTGGGTAGCTGGGTGACTAGTGAAATATATGACATTATCTCTGACCTT CTTCGGCGATCTCCCTTTGATGGGTCTACACTGCTGGCATTTCA CTATTCTTTGCTGCAGGGACCACGAGCCAGAGCCAACTTCTT AACTGAGCCAAGAAACTATGAGATAGAGCACCAGTATTTAGATAATCTTCCAATGTTGGGCATTCCCAATCATCCCACAGCCCCATTTGGCATAGGGGTACCAAGATATGATGGCAGAAATCAGCAAAGTTCGAGACAATATATGCACTCTCATCCCTTACTCGACTG GCCCACGCCTCAAAGTGGAAGCAGTTTTATTGCACCAATAGGGTCATCGCCACCTGTTACACCTGAAGCTAGAAGCCATGGTCATGGTATGAGGAGTCATGTTTTTCAGCAGACAGTCCCGTCCAACACACCAATCAGTCCATACTTTCCTACAGCCAGGAGGGTTCGGCCGAGTGCTTTGTCAATCGCATCTTTCATTGCAGCGTCATACGAAGCTGAGGCTAGACGACCCCATGACATCTCTCTTACTGGAGCTGCCAACACACAAAACAGTAACCTTCCAAATGATAACGAAGCCTTCGATCGGGAGGCCATCTAG
- the LOC133897575 gene encoding E3 ubiquitin-protein ligase RFI2-like isoform X1 — translation MSRRAMDLNTAPPPPEACSICLDPVVTRAGARSVVTLQCGHEFHLDCIGSAFNAKGAMQCPNCRKIEKGHWLYANGRQPSSDSDLGSWVTSEIYDIISDLLRRSPFDGSTLLAFQDHEPEPTSFEDRSNSEHMPFYLLRPTGMESHATADLNNVQVFDRTEPRNYEIEHQYLDNLPMLGIPNHPTAPFGIGVPRYDGRNQQSSRQYMHSHPLLDWPTPQSGSSFIAPIGSSPPVTPEARSHGHGMRSHVFQQTVPSNTPISPYFPTARRVRPSALSIASFIAASYEAEARRPHDISLTGAANTQNSNLPNDNEAFDREAI, via the exons ATGAGTCGCCGGGCTATGGACCTGAAcacggcaccgccgccgccggaggcgtGCTCGATCTGCCTGGACCCCGTGGTGACCCGCGCCGGGGCGAGGTCCGTCGTGACGCTGCAGTGCGGCCACGAGTTCCATCTAG ACTGCATTGGATCGGCATTTAATGCAAAAGGAGCAATGCAATGCCCGAATTGTCGGAAGATTGAGAAAGGCCACTGGCTCTATGCAAATGGACGCCAGCCATCTAGTGATTCTGATTTGGGTAGCTGGGTGACTAGTGAAATATATGACATTATCTCTGACCTT CTTCGGCGATCTCCCTTTGATGGGTCTACACTGCTGGCATTTCA GGACCACGAGCCAGAGCCAACTTCTT TTGAAGATCGTTCAAATTCTGAACACATGCCATTTTATCTGCTGCGTCCAACTGGCATGGAAAGTCATGCAACTGCTGATTTGAACAATGTTCAAGTTTTTGATAGAACTGAGCCAAGAAACTATGAGATAGAGCACCAGTATTTAGATAATCTTCCAATGTTGGGCATTCCCAATCATCCCACAGCCCCATTTGGCATAGGGGTACCAAGATATGATGGCAGAAATCAGCAAAGTTCGAGACAATATATGCACTCTCATCCCTTACTCGACTG GCCCACGCCTCAAAGTGGAAGCAGTTTTATTGCACCAATAGGGTCATCGCCACCTGTTACACCTGAAGCTAGAAGCCATGGTCATGGTATGAGGAGTCATGTTTTTCAGCAGACAGTCCCGTCCAACACACCAATCAGTCCATACTTTCCTACAGCCAGGAGGGTTCGGCCGAGTGCTTTGTCAATCGCATCTTTCATTGCAGCGTCATACGAAGCTGAGGCTAGACGACCCCATGACATCTCTCTTACTGGAGCTGCCAACACACAAAACAGTAACCTTCCAAATGATAACGAAGCCTTCGATCGGGAGGCCATCTAG
- the LOC133897575 gene encoding uncharacterized protein LOC133897575 isoform X3, with amino-acid sequence MSRRAMDLNTAPPPPEACSICLDPVVTRAGARSVVTLQCGHEFHLDCIGSAFNAKGAMQCPNCRKIEKGHWLYANGRQPSSDSDLGSWVTSEIYDIISDLLRRSPFDGSTLLAFQDHEPEPTSFFDRTEPRNYEIEHQYLDNLPMLGIPNHPTAPFGIGVPRYDGRNQQSSRQYMHSHPLLDWPTPQSGSSFIAPIGSSPPVTPEARSHGHGMRSHVFQQTVPSNTPISPYFPTARRVRPSALSIASFIAASYEAEARRPHDISLTGAANTQNSNLPNDNEAFDREAI; translated from the exons ATGAGTCGCCGGGCTATGGACCTGAAcacggcaccgccgccgccggaggcgtGCTCGATCTGCCTGGACCCCGTGGTGACCCGCGCCGGGGCGAGGTCCGTCGTGACGCTGCAGTGCGGCCACGAGTTCCATCTAG ACTGCATTGGATCGGCATTTAATGCAAAAGGAGCAATGCAATGCCCGAATTGTCGGAAGATTGAGAAAGGCCACTGGCTCTATGCAAATGGACGCCAGCCATCTAGTGATTCTGATTTGGGTAGCTGGGTGACTAGTGAAATATATGACATTATCTCTGACCTT CTTCGGCGATCTCCCTTTGATGGGTCTACACTGCTGGCATTTCA GGACCACGAGCCAGAGCCAACTTCTT TTTTTGATAGAACTGAGCCAAGAAACTATGAGATAGAGCACCAGTATTTAGATAATCTTCCAATGTTGGGCATTCCCAATCATCCCACAGCCCCATTTGGCATAGGGGTACCAAGATATGATGGCAGAAATCAGCAAAGTTCGAGACAATATATGCACTCTCATCCCTTACTCGACTG GCCCACGCCTCAAAGTGGAAGCAGTTTTATTGCACCAATAGGGTCATCGCCACCTGTTACACCTGAAGCTAGAAGCCATGGTCATGGTATGAGGAGTCATGTTTTTCAGCAGACAGTCCCGTCCAACACACCAATCAGTCCATACTTTCCTACAGCCAGGAGGGTTCGGCCGAGTGCTTTGTCAATCGCATCTTTCATTGCAGCGTCATACGAAGCTGAGGCTAGACGACCCCATGACATCTCTCTTACTGGAGCTGCCAACACACAAAACAGTAACCTTCCAAATGATAACGAAGCCTTCGATCGGGAGGCCATCTAG
- the LOC133897574 gene encoding beta-glucosidase 31-like, giving the protein MMARTRSRAAAALLLLLLLVVVPAALAAAAVTRGDFPSGFVFGVGSSAYQVEGAVAEDGRKPSIWDTFTHEGYSIDKATGDVTADQYHNYKEDVKLLHELGVDAYRMSIAWPRLIPDGRGAVNPKGLEYYNNLIDELLSYGIQPHVTIYHFDFPQALQDEYNGLLSPRFIEDFTAYADVCFKNFGDRVKYWSTVNEPNVEPIGGYDQGILPPRRCSFPFGFACDGGNSTTEPYIVAHHLLLAHASAVSLYREKYQAEQGGRIGLTLLGWWYEPGTQTPEDIAAAARMNDFHIGWFMHPMVYGDYPPVMRKNVGSRLPSFTDEERKRVNGSFDFVGFNHYIAVYVKADLSRLDQKLRDYMGDAAVKYDLPFLKSSNQFPFRLTDDFMSSTPWALKKMLKHLREKYKNPAVMIHENGAAGQPDPSGGNTYDDEFRSQFLQDYIEATLQSIRNGSNVQGYFVWSFLDVFEYLFGYRLRFGVYGVDFSSTARTRYQRHSAQWYSSFLRGGELRPVALPDRAYSQ; this is encoded by the exons ATGATGGCGAGGACGCGTTcccgtgctgctgctgctctcctcctcctcctcctcctggtcgTCGTGCCAGCCGcgctcgcggcggcggcggtcacCCGGGGTGACTTCCCCTCGGGGTTTGTCTTCGGCGTCGGCTCCTCCGCCTACCAG GTTGAAGGTGCAGTTGCAGAGGATGGAAGAAAGCCAAGCATCTGGGACACGTTCACACATGAAG GCTATTCTATTGATAAAGCGACAGGTGATGTAACTGCAGATCAGTATCATAATTACAAG GAAGATGTAAAGCTTTTGCATGAGTTGGGTGTCGATGCATATAGAATGTCGATTGCCTGGCCTCGACTTATTCCTG ATGGCCGGGGAGCTGTCAATCCGAAGGGACTGGAGTACTACAACAATCTAATAGATGAACTCCTCAGCTACG GAATACAACCTCACGTAACGATCTATCATTTCGATTTCCCTCAGGCTCTTCAAGATGAATACAACGGACTGCTTAGTCCTAGATTCAT AGAGGACTTCACCGCGTACGCAGATGTGTGCTTCAAGAACTTTGGCGACAGAGTGAAGTACTGGAGCACCGTGAATGAGCCTAACGTCGAACCAATTGGCGGATACGACCAAGGAATTCTACCGCCACGGCGATGCTCATTCCCCTTCGGCTTCGCTTGCGATGGAGGCAACTCAACCACAGAGCCATACATAGTAGCACACCACCTTCTGCTTGCACATGCCTCAGCAGTGTCCCTCTATAGAGAAAAGTATCAG GCTGAGCAAGGAGGACGAATTGGGCTCACGTTGCTCGGCTGGTGGTACGAGCCTGGGACGCAGACTCCTGAAGATATAGCAGCTGCTGCAAGGATGAATGACTTCCACATTGGATG GTTTATGCATCCCATGGTGTATGGAGACTACCCTCCAGTGATGCGGAAGAATGTCGGGTCCAGGCTACCATCGTTCACTGATGAAGAGAGGAAAAGAGTAAATGGGTCATTTGATTTTGTCGGATTTAACCACTACATTGCCGTCTATGTGAAAGCTGATCTTAGCCGGCTGGATCAGAAACTGAGAGATTACATGGGTGATGCAGCTGTGAAATACGACT TGCCATTCCTGAAGTCAAGTAACCAGTTCCCGTTCAGGTTGACGGACGATTTTATGTCGTCGACCCCCTGGGCTCTGAAGAAAATGTTGAAGCATCTCCGAGAGAAATACAAGAACCCTGCAGTGATGATTCATGAAAACG GAGCTGCTGGCCAGCCTGATCCGTCCGGCGGGAACACCTACGACGACGAGTTCAGGTCGCAGTTCTTGCAGGATTACATCGAAGCCACACTTCAGTCCATCAG GAATGGATCAAACGTGCAGGGCTATTTCGTGTGGtcgtttctggacgtgttcgaGTACCTGTTCGGCTACCGCCTCCGGTTCGGCGTCTACGGTGTCGACTTCAGCTCGACGGCAAGGACGAGGTACCAGAGGCACTCGGCGCAGTGGTACTCCAGCTTCCTCCGGGGCGGCGAGCTCAGACCGGTGGCTCTGCCTGACAGGGCGTACTCCCAGTGA
- the LOC133897032 gene encoding beta-glucosidase 32-like yields MATPISSFAVLFFIADRRRVLGVQRRLHCIRRRLCFKNSGDRVRHWVTVNEPNIETIGGYNMGSEPPRRCSYPFVENCTGRSRTSQHTTPCSYTPLQCPCTETNSVTLQATQGGQIGITLLGWWHEPATNTSQDATAAMRMNDFHIGRFMHPLVYGEYPPVMRSSVGGHLPRLFRGGVGETSYPTPIARYLWQVGISSLSALFGHPVPGLHPAPLFPYDRHTISCPPSRTSPTILSYDHAIHVVDPAVQLAFGNFFPVTETRWLLLLS; encoded by the exons AGAAGATTACACTGTATACGCCGACGCCTCTGCTTCAAGAACTCCGGGGACAGGGTGAGGCACTGGGTCACCGTCAACGAGCCCAACATAGAGACCATCGGCGGCTACAACATGGGCAGTGAACCGCCGCGGCGCTGCTCCTATCCCTTCGTCGAAAACTGCACTGGCCGGAGCCGTACGTCGCAGCACACCACCCCCTGCTCGTACACCCCTCTGCAGTGTCCTTGTACAGAGACAA ACTCGGTCAcgctgcaggcaactcaaggaGGCCAGATTGGGATCACCCTCTTGGGCTGGTGGCATGAGCCTGCCACCAACACGTCACAGGATGCAACTGCTGCAATGAGGATGAACGACTTCCATATCGGACG GTTCATGCATCCTTTGGTGTACGGAGAGTACCCTCCGGTGATGAGGAGCAGCGTGGGTGGTCACCTGCCACGCTTATTCCGTGGAGGAGTCGGCGAAA CCTCCTATCCAACTCCTATTGCTCGCTACTTGTGGCAAGTGGGCATCAGCTCCCTATCCGCCCTTTTCGGCCATCCTGTGCCCGGCCTTCATCCCGCGCCCCTCTTCCCGTACGATCGGCACACCATCTCGTGCCCTCCATCCCGCACTAGCCCAACCATCCTTTCTTATGACCACGCCATCCACGTCGTCGATCCGGCCGTGCAACTCGCGTTCGGGAACTTCTTCCCCGTCACTGAGACGAGGTGGCTCCTGCTCCTGTCTTAG